A region of the candidate division WOR-1 bacterium RIFOXYB2_FULL_36_35 genome:
TTTCGTCAGGGAAATTATCCCAAATTATAAATGCTGGCACCGCGAAATGGGATGGACAAAAAAATCAATGGTTATTTAAAGATGGCGTCGTTTATCTTTTGTCTGATATTGGTGAGTATAAACATTTAATTAAATTTGACGAACAATATATTTCAATCAAATATACTCCCGCGGATTTTTCAATAGGAGATAAATCTCCTGATGATATGAATATTGCGGAGCTTGGCGATTTTATAAAGCTTAAAGAAAAAATGGGGGTTAAGGTCACCGATTTTAAAATACAGCTTAATATGAAAATTGCTATACCTTTTGCAAGCTTGGTTTTTGCTCTTTTAGGAGCTCCCCTTGGATTATCTCCCAGAAGGGCTTCCTCTTCTGTCGGACTTGGTTTTTCCATTATAGTTATATTTGTCTATTATGTTTTAATGTTTTTTTCTATTGCTTTGGGGGAGCTTGAGTGGATAGCTCCATGGATGGCGGCCTGGATCCCCAACTTTGCAACTTTTGGTTTGGGATATCTTTTCTTGTCGAGGGCAGCTCAAGCATGAACTATAGTTTTGCTTTTCGAATCATATTTATTTTAGTTGTTTTGTCTGGTATCATTGCTTTTGTAGGCAATCGCATAGGGCGGTTTTTTGGAAAGAAACGGCTTTCTCTTTTTAATTTGAGACCCAGGCATACTGCAACAATTTTTACTGTTTTATCGGGCATTCTTATTATGTGCTTAACTTTTACAACGCTGATTTTTCTGTCAAAGGATGTTCGTACGACTTTGTTTGGGCTGGAAGAGCTTAGGTTGTTGATAAAAAAAAACAAAGATGAATTGGCTGTTACAAAAAAAGAGCTTGATAAGCAGAAAAATGATTTAGTTGTAGTCCGAAATAATCTTGACTCCGTGGAAAGACAAAAAGAAGAGCTTGAGAAAGAGAAGTTACATCTTCAAAGACTTCGAGATAAACTTCGCATGGAAATAGATAAACAAAAAATGGGAACAGTCATTTTCGGTGCGGGAGAGATAATTTCGATTGAGTTAATTAAAGCTGATGTTGATCTTAATCAGGCTCAGGTATTAATTAGGGGTATTTTAAAAAGTTTGGATAAAGATGTTAAACAATACCTTATTCCTAATGTTGATGTGGATAAATCTGATTTTGACGCAGCAGTCTCTTTTTTGACAAATAGTCGAGGGGATGTTGTTTTAAGGATAAAATCGATGGAAAATGTAACAATAGGTTCTGATCTTTTGGTGAAAATCGAGGTTTTTTCAAACGAGTTAATTTATAAAAAAGATGAAGAACTTATTAACCTTATTTTCTCTGGAGATGAACCCCAGAAAGAGATAGAGGAGAAGCTTAAGGATCTTTTGTCTACTGCTAGATTTTCCGCGACACGAAAAGGTGTTTTACCTGATGTCTCTGGATCTTTCGGCAGCCTCTCATATTCTGAAATTTTTGATGCCGTAAAAGAAATAAAAGCTGAAAAGAGGGCTGTTAAAGTAAAAATTTTGGCAAAAAATGATATTTATACTATAGGTCCTCTTAATATCAGGTTTAAGGTTGAACAATGATAATAATGGCTGTCGATCCGGGGACTAAAAAATGTGGATTGGCAGTGCTTGATTACGCATTAAACATATTGGATAAAAAGATAGTTAATGTTGAGATGTTAAAATATGAACTTATCTCTTTTGCTGCAAAATATGCTGTTTCTCGGGTTGTTATAGGGGAGGGGACGGGATCTAAAAAAATCAAACAAGAGTTATCTCAAATGGAATTGCCGTTTGATATTGTTTTTATCCCTGAAAAATTTACAACCTTAGATGCTAAAAAAAGATATTATAAGGACAATCCTCCTGCTTGGTTTATGAGAATTATTCCTGTTTCACTACTTGTTCCTCCAAGACCTATTGATGATTATGCTGCTGTTGTATTAGGAGAGAGATATCTTTCTTAACCCCGATTATATAAATAACGTGTGAAATTCTGCAGTTTTCTTGAACGATATTGAATAAAGAAATTACAAGGGGGATTATTTATGACTTTATCAATAAAAAATAAATTTGTTGTTATACAGAGACAGGAGAGAAGAAAATCTCCGATTATAAGAAGAGAAAGTCCTCTGGGAACATTTTTGCTTTTTTCTGATATTGGAAGAAGAGATATAAACAAAGATGCTGCCGGATATATTCATAGAGAAATAAAGGGAAACCATTTTGCCGCTGGATTGATCCTTGATGGAGTATCGAGCGTGGAAAAGTCGGAACTGACATCTTTTAAAGCAATCGAATTTTTTAAAGAAACTATGTACGCTCTGACATTAAATCAATTGCAACAATTTAATAATCAATTAATGTTTGAGCTTATCTCTTGCGTGCAAAGAAAGTTGGTTGATGAAAACATCCCTGGAGTAACAACGTTTTCTGCAATATTAGTTTCACAAAGCGGAATATTATATGCGAGAATAGGTGATTCCCCGATAATCGCGATAAACCGTACAGGCAAAGAAGAAGAGCGTCTTTCTCTCGGTTTAGATCATGTATTATATTGGGAAAATAGAGAAGATGCTGCTGTTTGGTACAGTCCGGAAGAGATACAACAGGAGAGATTTGAGTTAAGAGGAGACGAAGATCCTGAGAGTAAAGCGTTAATTTCTCTACTAGGTTATCCATTCAGTAACCAGAATATAAGGGTTATTCTCTCTTTTATCCCTTTTCTTGATACAAAAAACCCTAAAAGAAGCGCTTCATTGCTTTACACCGATGGAATTGTATTAAGAGAACAAGAGATTGCTGATACTTTAGAAAAAGGGGCCAGTGATCATGTAATTACAAGAATTAGGGGGGGGCAGGATTTTCTTAGAAAATTAAATCTTCTTGATGATTCGACTGCTTTACTATTTATGGGTCCTTTATTGGATTTTAAAGAGGTAAACAGACAGACAGAGGAGCTTATTATCCCGGCGGTTGCATAATGGGACTGTTGCGAAAGCCTTAAAATACAGAAATTATATATTTCGCAACAGTCCCATATTAGAGATTTATGATTGGGGTTGATTTCTGATTTTTCCTAATAATTGGGGTTAAATACTAGATACCCTTTTTTGTTTAATCCGAGTTTTTTGATGACTCGTCCGCAAGGATCAATTAATCCGGATATTCCTGTATTTGCTGCCTGAACGACAAATTTTCTATTTTCTATAGCCCTGAAAATAGCATGGTTGAAATGTTCATAAGGGGCTGAAGATGTTTTAAACCACGCATCGTTTGTGATTACAATAATAATATTGGCTCCTTCTTTTGTTCTTCTTTTGATTGAAAAAGGAAATGTGGATTCAAAACATATTGCCGGCGCGATTGTTAAATTGTTTATTTTAATAGTAATAGCGCCATTCCCTCTTGCAAATTCGCCTTCATAGTATCCAGTATTTTTTAAAAAAGGATAAAGAAAAAATCTAAAGGGGAGATATTCCCCGAACGGAACTAATTGTTGTTTGTCGTAACGGCTTACAACTTCAAAAGAGGGAGAAATAACTGCCATGGAATTATATATTTTATGGTTTTTGTCGTAATGTGGAGTTCCGATTATAAGATATGAGTTTGTCTCTTTTGCCAGATTTTTTATTTCGTTTAGAAATTTTTTATTGTGCAGTAAATACACAGGAATGCTGGTCTCCGGCCAGATAATTATATCGGGGGCTTCTTTTGCCGCTTTGAGTGTTAATTTTTTATGGATGTTTAGATTTTCCGTATTAAAGTCCGGATCTAATTTTTTTTCCTGGGGGATATTTCCTTGAATTGAAGCTATTTTAATTGTATTTTTATTATTGATTGGTTTGTTTAATTGGATAAACCCATAAATTGTTGAAGCGAAAATTAATATTAAGGATAGGAGAAAAAGAGATAGCGTCCCTTTTTTGTTTTTTTGGAATATAATTTTTGTAAGACTGATATTAAACAATATAATCAAAAAAGAGATACCATAAGCGGTTGTGAATGAAGCGATCTGAATAATAGGGAGGAATATTGTTTGGGAGTAAGCGATTACACCTCCAGGCATGCCAAAATTGCCCATTCCTCTTATAATTTCAATTAGAATCCATAAAAATGCTCCCCAGATAGAAAGAGTTATGTTAAAACGTTTTATAATGTAAGAATAGATGAGTAGGAAGATCGATTGGAAAATAGCTAAGCATATCCAAGCCAGGTATGCCCATTTGCCGACATATAAAGAGAGGGAATTGATCCACAGAAAGTTTATGCTAAAAAGTGTCATTCCCAGAGTAAAACCTAAAGCGGCTGCCTCTCTTGTGTTTTTGCTTTTTTCTATTGCAAAAAAGAATGGGACGAGGGCCACCCAGGCTATTATAGAAAAATTTGACTTTGGGAAAGCGCTTGCGAGTAACAGCCCTGAAGTGATTGCATAGATTAGGCTCATTCTAATCTAACCATCCAGGTTTTAATGTCTAATGAAGTAGTTATCTTGGGATCATCAATATCACTTTGTGTTACAACTGTTCCGCTTATTGTTGCAAAATCGTAAACGGGGGGGGAAATTCTGTCTTTTAATATTTTTTCCGAGTTTGTCGGATAATCAACCGAAACTATGTCAAAATATACATTATTTGGTATGTTTGTACCAAAGATTTTTTCAAGATTAACTTTAAAAGCCAGTTTGTTTGTTAAGCTTCCGAGAGTTGAAATAATCTCCCGTGTTGATTCTGTGCCAAAGACAAATGGGCCCTTTACAAAGTTATAGCCAAAACTGTCAATAACGACATAGGCATTCCAGGTGGAATAATATTTGGTATAATAGCTTTCTTTTGTTGTCAACCCCGGTTGTGGATCATTTCCAGGCTCTAAAAATTCATCTATGCTATCGGGTGGTGGGAGGGGGATTTGATAAGACTCCATTGTTGAAAATATTACAAAATATCGGTTGTTTGATACATTGGCTGTCCCTTCTAAATTGATTTCTACATATAATTCATTTCCTAGAGATGGCATTTGGGTGACTGTTCGCGAGCAACCGCCCAAAAACAAGACTAGGATTATTAGAAAACAGACTACAGACTTCCTGCTATTGACTATGGCCTGTCTCTTGTCCATTGTTTGCAGTTTGTTAATATCTTTGAGGTGACTCATTGCTTGTTTCCTCTTTTAATGCTTTTTCAAAACTGTCAAAGTAAAAACCTCTTCCTTCGGTATATCCAAAAGGTTCATTGGGAAGCGCTTTAAGCGTAAACATTATAGCGTATTCTTTCTTGTAATCCGAATAAGTATATTTTACTTCCCAGCAGTGGAGGTCTTTTATTATCATCAAATCTCTGAGCATAAAATATTTTGATAAATTATCATAAACAAAGCCCAATCTGAAGTTCCAGTGATTTTGCCAGTTGTTTTCATCTTGTGTTTCTAAATTTATCAGGCAACTCCCTTGTTTAAAACCTCCGATGTTTAAGTCGTTGACGGATGAGAATTCAACCGATAATTTATCTTTAAGATTTAATGTCGCAGTTGAGATAAGCTCCAGATATTTTTGGGTTTCAATGTTAAACCCTGAACGCCAGTTTAAATTTAGCGGTTCTATTGGCTTTAGATTTAAATTTGTGTCGTA
Encoded here:
- a CDS encoding apolipoprotein N-acyltransferase, with product MGNFGMPGGVIAYSQTIFLPIIQIASFTTAYGISFLIILFNISLTKIIFQKNKKGTLSLFLLSLILIFASTIYGFIQLNKPINNKNTIKIASIQGNIPQEKKLDPDFNTENLNIHKKLTLKAAKEAPDIIIWPETSIPVYLLHNKKFLNEIKNLAKETNSYLIIGTPHYDKNHKIYNSMAVISPSFEVVSRYDKQQLVPFGEYLPFRFFLYPFLKNTGYYEGEFARGNGAITIKINNLTIAPAICFESTFPFSIKRRTKEGANIIIVITNDAWFKTSSAPYEHFNHAIFRAIENRKFVVQAANTGISGLIDPCGRVIKKLGLNKKGYLVFNPNY